Proteins from a genomic interval of Candidatus Methanoperedens sp.:
- a CDS encoding DUF3696 domain-containing protein — protein sequence MIKNITINNFKCFLDSSINLNRLTILAGSNAVGKSSLIQALLIVRQTIDKLMSEYKYLKDYPEIDIQLNHEYFLNLGDTSQVLSSNATSEDITFIINDKTPSRASFKYSMSKKSPELVLKFQRVGIVVDRNEAVSIYQNEFHYLNAERLGPRVRQDIVNQKFSNTGFQGEYTGYTIEKNNEYKINEKRRFDDVELTVPNLNKQVEYWLNYIIPGIEINTTLYQQINMVGYYLRRTYSDTKPLNPNNVGFGISYVLPIIVSGLIAEEGCLLIVENPEAHLHPSGQSRIGQFLAQIASSGVQVIVETHSEHVINGIRIATLKKLISNDLVSINFFSLDKKSKNPNIQHITLDENAELSNWPYGFFDQEEKDLADIFEGRRK from the coding sequence ATGATTAAAAATATAACTATAAACAATTTTAAGTGCTTCTTAGACTCATCAATCAATCTAAATAGGCTAACTATACTAGCTGGATCAAATGCTGTGGGAAAATCGTCATTGATACAAGCACTTCTAATTGTTAGGCAAACGATTGATAAATTAATGTCAGAATATAAATACCTAAAGGATTACCCTGAAATTGACATTCAATTGAATCATGAATATTTTCTGAATTTAGGAGATACCTCACAAGTACTTTCTTCAAATGCAACCTCAGAAGATATAACTTTTATCATAAATGATAAAACTCCATCAAGAGCCTCATTTAAATATTCAATGTCAAAAAAAAGTCCAGAATTAGTGTTAAAATTTCAAAGGGTTGGAATAGTTGTCGATCGAAATGAAGCAGTATCAATTTATCAGAATGAGTTTCATTATCTTAATGCAGAGCGCTTGGGACCAAGAGTCAGACAAGATATCGTCAATCAAAAATTTTCAAATACTGGATTTCAAGGAGAGTATACAGGGTATACCATAGAAAAAAATAATGAATATAAAATTAATGAGAAAAGAAGATTTGATGACGTTGAATTAACAGTCCCTAACCTAAATAAACAGGTTGAATATTGGCTAAATTACATTATTCCGGGTATCGAAATCAATACTACTCTATATCAACAAATTAACATGGTGGGTTATTATTTACGAAGAACTTATTCAGATACTAAACCTTTAAATCCCAACAATGTAGGCTTTGGCATTTCATATGTTCTCCCAATTATAGTAAGCGGATTAATCGCTGAGGAGGGGTGCCTTTTAATTGTAGAAAATCCGGAGGCACACCTGCATCCAAGCGGTCAATCCAGGATCGGTCAGTTTTTAGCGCAGATAGCTTCATCGGGTGTTCAGGTAATAGTAGAAACACATAGCGAACATGTGATTAATGGAATACGAATAGCTACCTTAAAAAAATTAATTTCAAATGATTTAGTTTCCATAAACTTTTTTAGCCTTGATAAAAAATCCAAAAACCCAAATATTCAACATATTACTTTGGATGAGAATGCTGAATTGTCGAATTGGCCTTATGGATTCTTTGATCAAGAAGAAAAAGATTTGGCAGATATATTTGAAGGTAGAAGGAAATGA
- a CDS encoding DUF262 domain-containing protein translates to MKLNIQLTDSENKLEAILEKSSIDETLWTGFVEGFSDDEYRISIKLDKNNQINSIKKGDKIASSHNELKEEFRRNLIAIAENKLESEIAGIEDTLEEADVDQEPQPYDPELIRVETKSMSISYVFEMMTGRQKDLDLSPDFQRNFVWTDITRKSRLIESILLRIPLPVFYLSQDQKGMLQVVDGVQRLTVIKDYLNNEFKLKNLEYLEDCSGCFFEKEGAKSLDPKYLRRIKQTQLIFNIIDPQTPPKVKFEIFKRINTGGKPLNNQEVRNCLANYRVRNMLKDLSNSKEFLKTTGESISKIRMADQELVMRFIGFYYLKELGNENLKYKGDMDQFLDDTLELLNKGESELTLNGIKSAFLNAMNITYYLFGDYSFRKCKSEHLKPEARKQLINKSLFTTLSILLYNYDFNEITKKNNQGCLIQPFAIQLDSNQSFNDAITVGTNDRKKIDLTFSIVKKIIDDNLKVSYD, encoded by the coding sequence ATGAAACTAAATATTCAACTAACGGATTCAGAAAATAAATTAGAAGCGATATTAGAAAAGAGCAGCATTGATGAAACATTATGGACTGGCTTTGTTGAAGGATTTAGCGATGATGAATACAGAATATCCATCAAGCTTGACAAAAACAATCAAATTAATTCAATCAAAAAAGGAGACAAAATAGCGAGTTCTCATAACGAATTAAAGGAAGAATTTCGGCGAAATTTAATTGCAATTGCAGAAAATAAATTAGAGAGTGAAATTGCAGGGATTGAAGATACGTTAGAAGAGGCAGATGTCGATCAAGAACCGCAGCCTTATGATCCAGAATTGATCAGGGTTGAAACTAAATCAATGTCTATAAGTTATGTTTTTGAAATGATGACAGGCAGACAAAAAGATTTAGATTTATCTCCTGATTTTCAAAGGAACTTTGTTTGGACTGATATTACTAGAAAATCTAGGTTAATTGAATCAATTTTATTAAGAATTCCGCTCCCTGTATTTTATTTATCACAGGATCAAAAAGGAATGTTGCAGGTGGTTGATGGCGTACAAAGACTTACAGTAATTAAAGATTATTTAAATAATGAATTTAAATTAAAAAATTTGGAATATTTAGAAGATTGTAGCGGGTGTTTTTTTGAGAAAGAAGGGGCAAAAAGCTTGGATCCAAAATATCTTAGAAGAATAAAACAAACACAATTAATTTTCAATATAATTGACCCTCAGACACCTCCAAAAGTCAAATTTGAAATCTTCAAACGTATCAATACAGGTGGTAAACCGCTGAACAATCAAGAAGTTCGTAACTGTTTGGCTAATTATCGCGTGAGAAATATGTTGAAAGATCTCTCCAATTCTAAGGAATTTTTGAAAACTACTGGTGAAAGTATTAGTAAGATTAGGATGGCAGATCAAGAACTAGTAATGAGATTCATTGGATTTTATTATCTTAAGGAACTAGGAAATGAAAATCTAAAATATAAAGGAGATATGGACCAATTTCTCGATGATACTCTAGAATTGTTGAATAAAGGAGAAAGTGAATTAACATTAAACGGAATAAAAAGTGCGTTCTTAAATGCAATGAATATTACTTACTACCTTTTTGGAGACTACTCTTTTAGAAAATGTAAATCCGAACATCTTAAACCTGAAGCGCGAAAACAATTAATCAATAAGTCATTATTTACAACTCTATCGATATTATTATATAATTATGATTTTAATGAAATTACAAAAAAGAATAATCAAGGATGCCTTATACAACCATTTGCTATACAATTGGACTCTAATCAAAGTTTCAATGATGCTATTACTGTCGGTACAAACGATCGGAAAAAAATTGATTTGACCTTTAGTATTGTAAAAAAAATTATCGATGATAATTTGAAGGTTAGTTATGATTAA
- a CDS encoding M42 family metallopeptidase, protein MSDLKDLLERLSNAHGVSGYEGNVRQIIEEEVRAYVDEIRTDRMGNLIATKHGGSPVVMLAAHMDEIGLMIKYVDEKGFARFTKTGGWFDQTLLNQRMILHTENGPVYGVLGSKPPHAIKEEDKNKVIKAEDMFIDFGATSKEEADRIGVKIGTPATSDAEFKSLGNDRVTGKAFDNRAGCAMLIGALAEMKDVKATIHAVFTVQEEVGLKGAKTSAFGLNPDVALATDVTITGDHPGIEKKEASTEMGKGPAVTVSDADGRGIIVPEPVLKWLKEAAESNGIPYQLEVGSGGTTDASAIHLTKEGIPTGIISPPSRYIHTPVSVMSMSDLENAVKLVARAVEIVDRFF, encoded by the coding sequence ATGAGTGACCTGAAAGACCTTTTGGAACGATTATCGAATGCTCACGGGGTTTCCGGATATGAGGGAAACGTGAGGCAGATCATTGAAGAAGAAGTAAGAGCTTATGTTGATGAGATCAGGACGGACAGGATGGGTAACCTGATCGCTACAAAACACGGCGGCTCTCCCGTTGTCATGCTCGCTGCGCACATGGATGAGATAGGCCTCATGATAAAATACGTGGACGAGAAAGGTTTTGCGCGCTTTACAAAGACGGGCGGATGGTTCGACCAGACGCTCCTTAACCAGAGGATGATACTGCACACAGAGAACGGCCCGGTTTACGGCGTGCTCGGCTCAAAGCCTCCTCATGCCATTAAAGAAGAAGATAAGAACAAGGTGATAAAAGCCGAGGACATGTTCATCGACTTTGGGGCAACGAGCAAAGAGGAAGCAGACAGGATTGGCGTGAAGATCGGGACTCCCGCCACCTCGGATGCTGAGTTCAAATCGCTCGGCAACGACAGGGTCACCGGCAAAGCTTTTGACAACCGTGCAGGCTGCGCGATGCTCATCGGGGCTCTTGCAGAGATGAAGGACGTTAAAGCGACTATCCATGCCGTATTTACAGTTCAGGAAGAGGTGGGATTGAAGGGGGCAAAGACAAGTGCCTTCGGATTGAATCCCGACGTTGCACTGGCCACCGATGTCACCATAACAGGCGACCATCCGGGCATAGAAAAGAAAGAGGCATCCACCGAGATGGGAAAAGGACCTGCGGTTACTGTAAGTGATGCCGACGGCCGGGGCATCATCGTTCCCGAGCCTGTGTTGAAATGGCTTAAGGAAGCGGCAGAGTCAAACGGCATCCCCTACCAGCTTGAAGTGGGAAGCGGCGGAACCACGGACGCATCCGCGATACATCTCACCAAGGAAGGGATACCCACAGGCATAATAAGCCCGCCATCGCGGTATATCCACACACCCGTATCAGTTATGAGCATGAGCGACCTTGAGAACGCCGTCAAACTTGTTGCCAGGGCGGTCGAGATTGTGGATAGGTTTTTCTAA
- a CDS encoding 2-isopropylmalate synthase: protein MALFNDIRILDTTLRDGEQTPGVSLTTENKLLIARKIDSIGVDIIEAGSAITSEGERASIKKIAGEGLNAEICSYCRIRKEDIDSALGCDVDSIHLVVPVSDLHIQQKLKKDREAVREMAVEMTEYAKSHGLIVELSGEDASRADLDYLKTVYNAGIDAGADRLCFCDTVGILVPERTYEIFSDLSLLKAPISIHCHNDFGMATANTVAALRAGAHEAHVTINGIGERAGNTSLEEVVMVLYSLYRYKTKIDLKGLYTTSRLVSRLSGIPVAPNKAIVGGNAFTHEAGIHVHGLLANTATYEPITPELVGRERRIVLGKHAGKSSVVLAMKEMGIAATEKQIDDIVDRMKELGDKGKRVTDADLQTIAETVLGIYQEAKVKLEELTVVSGNTVMPTASIRLSVNGKHVVEAGVGTGPVDAAINALYKAVSGVADIHLDEYHVDAITGGTDALVEVWVKLSKGGKTITARGARTDIIMASVEAVLEGINRLMQQEQKKSP from the coding sequence ATCGCTTTATTTAACGATATAAGAATCCTGGATACGACCCTGAGAGATGGGGAACAGACACCAGGCGTTTCGCTCACGACCGAGAACAAGTTACTGATAGCAAGAAAAATTGACAGCATTGGAGTGGATATCATTGAGGCCGGTTCTGCGATCACCTCGGAAGGCGAAAGGGCCTCTATCAAGAAAATAGCAGGTGAAGGCCTGAACGCCGAGATATGCAGCTATTGCCGTATCCGTAAGGAAGACATCGACAGCGCCCTCGGCTGCGACGTGGATTCCATTCATCTTGTGGTGCCAGTATCCGACCTCCATATCCAGCAGAAACTCAAAAAGGATCGTGAGGCCGTAAGAGAAATGGCCGTTGAGATGACGGAGTACGCAAAATCGCACGGATTGATTGTCGAACTCAGCGGAGAAGATGCATCCCGCGCAGACCTTGATTACTTAAAGACCGTTTACAATGCAGGAATTGATGCAGGCGCGGACAGGCTGTGTTTCTGTGATACCGTAGGTATACTTGTCCCGGAGAGAACTTATGAGATCTTCAGTGACCTGTCGCTGCTCAAAGCCCCCATAAGTATCCACTGCCACAATGATTTCGGGATGGCAACGGCGAATACGGTCGCAGCGCTCCGGGCAGGCGCGCATGAAGCGCACGTCACCATAAACGGTATCGGCGAGCGGGCAGGGAACACATCGCTTGAAGAAGTTGTCATGGTGCTTTATTCCTTATACAGATACAAAACCAAAATCGACCTGAAAGGACTTTACACCACCTCACGCCTCGTGAGCAGGTTGAGCGGCATCCCCGTGGCCCCGAATAAGGCCATCGTGGGCGGGAACGCTTTCACCCATGAAGCAGGCATACATGTACACGGCCTTCTTGCGAACACAGCTACATACGAACCCATCACGCCCGAACTTGTTGGGCGCGAGAGGCGCATCGTGCTCGGCAAGCATGCGGGAAAAAGTTCGGTCGTGCTTGCAATGAAAGAAATGGGCATAGCTGCTACCGAAAAGCAGATCGATGACATAGTGGATCGAATGAAGGAACTGGGTGACAAAGGAAAGCGCGTCACGGATGCAGACCTCCAGACCATTGCGGAAACGGTGCTTGGCATATACCAGGAAGCCAAGGTCAAGCTTGAAGAGCTCACGGTCGTTTCGGGAAATACAGTTATGCCGACTGCATCCATTCGCCTCAGCGTCAACGGCAAGCATGTGGTGGAAGCTGGCGTTGGAACTGGACCGGTTGATGCCGCCATCAACGCCCTGTATAAAGCCGTATCGGGCGTGGCAGATATCCATCTTGATGAGTACCATGTTGATGCAATAACGGGCGGAACAGACGCCCTTGTCGAGGTCTGGGTGAAGCTCAGCAAAGGCGGAAAGACGATAACAGCCCGCGGCGCACGGACTGATATAATAATGGCTTCCGTGGAGGCAGTTCTCGAGGGAATTAACAGGTTGATGCAGCAGGAACAGAAGAAGAGCCCTTAG
- a CDS encoding acetolactate synthase large subunit, which yields MTKPKIPGAKAVIESLYKENVDVIFGYPGGQVLPLYDELYDADIRHILVRHEQAAAHAADGYARATGKAGVCLATSGPGATNLVTGIATAYMDSIPVVAITGQVPRSLIGNDAFQEANITGITLPITKHNYLIQDTKDIPRVFKEAFYIAQTGRPGPVLIDLPKDTQTELIEFEYPQEVKLRGYKPTYAGNEQQIKKAASLILKSEKPIFYVGGGIIFSNATEELRALAEGIMAPVTTTLMGMGAFPTSHPLSVGMLGMHGTRYANYAIQESDLIIAVGVRFDDRVTGKISAFAPNAKIIHIDIDPAEIGKNVRVDIPIVGDAKNILKALLKYVKQEQVRTDSWIKKIDGWKKEYPLSYKKDNFLRPQFVVEQISEICPDAIIVTEVGQNQMWAAQFYNYKNPRTFISSGGLGTMGYGFPAAMGAKVGKPESTVIDIAGDGSFQMNSQELATVVQNDIPVIVAILNNGFLGMVRQWQELFFNRRYSATSLEGSVDFVKLAEAYGALGLRAKKKDEVKDVIKEAVKSERPTIIDFVVEHEENVSPMVPAGAAINEILDLE from the coding sequence ATGACAAAACCCAAAATACCTGGCGCTAAGGCGGTTATAGAATCACTTTACAAAGAGAATGTAGATGTCATCTTCGGCTATCCGGGCGGTCAGGTGCTGCCCCTGTATGATGAACTCTATGATGCTGACATAAGACATATTCTCGTAAGACATGAACAGGCAGCTGCGCATGCCGCAGACGGCTATGCAAGGGCTACCGGCAAAGCGGGTGTGTGCCTTGCCACCTCCGGACCCGGAGCCACGAACCTCGTTACAGGGATAGCAACGGCCTATATGGATTCAATACCCGTTGTGGCAATAACCGGGCAGGTGCCACGGTCCCTCATAGGAAATGATGCTTTCCAGGAAGCCAATATCACGGGAATAACACTTCCCATAACAAAGCACAATTATCTGATCCAGGACACAAAGGACATCCCACGAGTATTCAAGGAAGCATTTTATATTGCACAGACAGGGCGCCCGGGCCCAGTTTTGATAGATCTGCCCAAGGATACCCAGACGGAACTCATAGAATTCGAATATCCGCAAGAAGTAAAACTGCGCGGGTATAAGCCAACCTACGCGGGAAATGAACAGCAGATCAAAAAGGCAGCATCACTTATCCTGAAGTCCGAAAAACCTATTTTCTACGTCGGCGGGGGGATCATTTTCTCGAATGCTACCGAAGAACTTCGTGCGCTGGCAGAAGGTATTATGGCGCCTGTCACAACGACCCTGATGGGCATGGGAGCCTTCCCGACATCCCACCCCCTTTCTGTTGGGATGCTGGGTATGCATGGAACGAGGTATGCCAATTACGCGATCCAGGAATCAGATTTGATTATAGCCGTGGGCGTGCGATTTGACGACCGCGTTACAGGTAAGATATCCGCCTTTGCCCCGAACGCCAAAATAATCCACATAGATATTGATCCAGCCGAGATAGGGAAGAACGTTCGGGTTGACATTCCGATCGTAGGAGATGCAAAGAACATCCTGAAAGCCCTTCTCAAATACGTTAAACAGGAACAGGTAAGAACAGACTCGTGGATCAAGAAGATCGACGGATGGAAAAAGGAATATCCGCTTTCATATAAGAAGGATAACTTTTTGCGCCCTCAGTTCGTGGTGGAGCAGATAAGTGAGATATGCCCCGATGCTATAATTGTCACAGAGGTTGGGCAGAACCAGATGTGGGCTGCACAATTCTATAATTATAAAAACCCGCGCACCTTCATATCGAGCGGCGGTCTTGGCACAATGGGCTATGGCTTCCCGGCTGCTATGGGTGCAAAGGTCGGAAAGCCTGAATCCACGGTTATCGATATTGCCGGTGATGGCTCTTTCCAGATGAACTCCCAGGAACTGGCGACGGTTGTCCAGAACGACATACCTGTGATCGTGGCTATCCTGAACAATGGCTTCCTCGGCATGGTGAGGCAGTGGCAGGAATTGTTCTTCAACAGGCGCTATTCAGCTACGTCCCTTGAAGGCAGCGTGGATTTTGTTAAACTCGCCGAAGCTTACGGTGCATTGGGCCTGAGGGCGAAAAAGAAGGACGAAGTCAAGGATGTCATAAAGGAAGCAGTGAAATCTGAACGACCAACCATCATCGATTTTGTGGTCGAACATGAGGAGAACGTCTCGCCGATGGTCCCGGCAGGCGCGGCAATCAACGAAATACTGGATCTGGAGTGA
- the ilvN gene encoding acetolactate synthase small subunit, producing the protein MKHTLAVLVENRSGVLTRVAGLFSRRGFNIESLAVGVTEDPDTSRMTIVVSGDDRVLEQVMKQLNKLIDVIRVSDISQDEAVHRELALIKVGVEPSTRAEVMQIVDVFRAKIVDVGIKSLVVEVTGDESKVNAMEQLLRQFGIKEMVRTGKIAVNRGAKTVQSEKRQ; encoded by the coding sequence ATGAAACATACTCTTGCCGTACTTGTGGAAAATAGATCAGGTGTCCTGACACGGGTTGCGGGCTTATTCTCGCGGCGCGGGTTCAACATAGAAAGCCTGGCCGTCGGGGTCACCGAAGATCCCGATACCTCGCGCATGACCATCGTTGTGAGCGGGGACGACCGCGTGCTTGAACAGGTTATGAAGCAGCTCAACAAGCTCATTGATGTAATACGCGTGAGCGACATCTCACAGGATGAAGCGGTTCACAGGGAGCTTGCCCTCATCAAAGTCGGCGTTGAACCATCCACTCGTGCCGAAGTGATGCAGATTGTGGACGTGTTCAGGGCAAAGATCGTGGACGTTGGAATAAAATCACTTGTCGTAGAGGTAACGGGTGACGAGAGCAAGGTGAATGCGATGGAGCAGCTTCTGCGCCAGTTCGGGATAAAGGAAATGGTGAGGACAGGGAAAATAGCGGTGAACCGGGGTGCAAAAACGGTTCAATCCGAGAAACGGCAATAA
- the ilvC gene encoding ketol-acid reductoisomerase, with amino-acid sequence MVKIFYDKDADLDVLKNKTIAVIGYGSQGGGQAQNLHDSGLDVVVGARKGGESWSQAKADGLSVMTMSDAAEKGDLIQMLVPDEIQGAVYYSEIAPHMSRGKTLCFSHGFNIHYNQIVPPKDVDVIMVAPKGPGFLVRRTYTEGNGVPALLAIYQDASGNARDTGMAYAKGIGATRAGVLETTFKEETETDLFGEQVDLCGGVTCLMKASFETLVAAGYQPEIAYFETFHEMKLIIDLIHEGGLSKMWYYVSNTAEYGGLTVGPKIINEQSRQAMKEALRRIQSGEFAKEFVLESRANRPVLNALERQENEHQVEKVGKELRAMMPWLKKD; translated from the coding sequence ATGGTTAAAATATTTTATGACAAGGATGCGGATCTTGACGTATTGAAAAATAAAACGATCGCAGTTATCGGTTACGGCAGCCAGGGCGGGGGTCAGGCGCAGAACCTGCATGATTCAGGTCTTGACGTTGTCGTGGGTGCTAGGAAAGGCGGCGAGTCATGGTCACAGGCAAAGGCGGACGGACTTTCTGTCATGACAATGTCAGATGCTGCTGAAAAAGGAGACCTTATACAGATGCTGGTGCCGGATGAGATACAGGGCGCAGTGTATTACAGTGAAATAGCACCACACATGAGCAGGGGCAAGACGCTGTGCTTTTCACATGGTTTTAACATCCATTATAACCAGATTGTGCCGCCCAAAGATGTGGATGTGATAATGGTGGCGCCAAAAGGCCCGGGTTTCCTGGTACGGCGCACTTACACCGAAGGTAATGGTGTTCCCGCGCTTCTCGCGATATACCAGGATGCCTCGGGGAATGCAAGGGATACAGGTATGGCGTATGCAAAAGGTATAGGGGCTACGCGTGCGGGTGTGTTAGAAACCACCTTTAAGGAAGAGACTGAAACAGATCTCTTTGGCGAGCAGGTCGACCTGTGCGGCGGGGTGACATGCCTGATGAAAGCATCATTCGAGACGCTCGTTGCCGCCGGATACCAGCCCGAGATAGCTTATTTTGAAACTTTCCATGAAATGAAGCTCATTATCGACCTGATCCATGAGGGCGGTTTGAGCAAGATGTGGTATTATGTTTCAAATACCGCTGAGTACGGAGGATTGACGGTCGGCCCGAAGATAATCAACGAGCAGTCGCGCCAGGCCATGAAAGAGGCGCTGCGCAGGATACAGAGCGGCGAGTTCGCAAAGGAATTCGTGCTTGAGAGCCGGGCAAACAGGCCTGTGTTGAATGCCCTTGAGAGACAGGAGAACGAGCATCAGGTGGAGAAGGTCGGGAAAGAACTCCGCGCCATGATGCCATGGCTTAAAAAAGATTGA
- a CDS encoding cupredoxin domain-containing protein, with product MEKKLVIGFLVLIVLLSGCAGPSTTTTPTSQPTTTQPAPTQTLTASPTQTLTASPTLTAQPVAVEIKSFAFVPATVTIAIGTTVVWTQEDSGVSHTVTGTGFDSGPLSQGETFNHTFDQAGTFNYGCSIHPTMTGTIIAK from the coding sequence ATGGAAAAGAAATTAGTCATTGGATTTTTAGTTCTCATTGTATTGCTGAGCGGGTGCGCGGGACCGAGTACAACAACCACGCCTACGTCACAACCGACAACAACGCAACCAGCGCCAACACAAACGTTGACCGCCTCACCTACACAAACCTTAACGGCCTCACCAACGCTGACAGCACAGCCAGTGGCTGTTGAAATCAAAAGTTTTGCGTTCGTTCCTGCTACGGTGACGATAGCAATAGGAACAACTGTAGTCTGGACGCAGGAAGACAGCGGGGTATCACATACTGTAACAGGCACTGGTTTCGATTCAGGGCCGCTCAGCCAGGGAGAGACATTCAATCACACATTCGATCAAGCTGGGACATTCAATTATGGTTGTTCGATCCATCCAACCATGACTGGAACAATAATCGCGAAATAA
- a CDS encoding DsrE family protein — MPQNKVTKVLLFLKNMVYESTSPMEILRFAKYYRKKDLDVVVVLWGPMGVILGKKGKRGAPPYDERVMECMELGVKFKCCELASAMIGFEQNELIEGVEMIHSFEVADMMLQYCEEGQLVITL, encoded by the coding sequence ATGCCTCAAAATAAGGTCACAAAAGTACTCCTTTTCCTCAAGAACATGGTCTATGAGAGCACAAGCCCCATGGAAATTCTGCGCTTTGCCAAATATTACCGAAAGAAGGATCTTGACGTCGTCGTGGTGCTTTGGGGTCCGATGGGAGTAATCCTTGGCAAAAAAGGGAAGCGCGGGGCGCCTCCGTATGACGAGCGCGTCATGGAATGCATGGAACTTGGAGTAAAGTTCAAATGCTGCGAGCTGGCATCTGCAATGATCGGTTTTGAGCAGAACGAACTGATCGAAGGAGTGGAAATGATACATTCCTTTGAAGTGGCCGACATGATGCTGCAGTACTGCGAAGAAGGGCAGCTCGTAATCACCCTTTGA
- a CDS encoding UPF0175 family protein, translating to MTEVSVSARIPDDVFKELESFMKEESLEKSASIRKLLAEGLQHWKEERALKLLEEGKVTFLKAAQMAGLSVWDFADLVREKGVVWVKSEKFVDSDIKKALQ from the coding sequence ATGACAGAAGTAAGCGTATCTGCAAGGATTCCAGATGACGTATTTAAAGAACTTGAATCCTTTATGAAAGAAGAATCCCTTGAAAAATCTGCCTCAATAAGGAAATTGCTTGCAGAAGGGTTGCAGCATTGGAAAGAGGAGCGTGCGCTGAAATTATTGGAGGAGGGAAAAGTGACTTTTTTAAAAGCTGCGCAAATGGCAGGACTTTCTGTATGGGATTTCGCTGATCTTGTACGTGAAAAGGGGGTAGTCTGGGTCAAATCAGAGAAATTTGTGGACTCTGACATTAAAAAGGCGCTCCAATGA
- a CDS encoding DUF3368 domain-containing protein gives MKPLIFDATPLIYHGKANLIEKVKRFPEDKYTTKSVYREVVEKGKKSGKPEVFLIESLFKKDEIKIKDPSNKKFVEHLKENPKIHEADVDVLALAYELKGIALMDDEEARGMAEIEGIEHHGTIYLLLRMRKLKLLTKEEAVAGLNEMIRMGWRCSTELYARILMEIK, from the coding sequence ATGAAGCCTCTGATTTTTGATGCCACACCCCTGATTTACCATGGGAAGGCGAACCTCATTGAAAAAGTGAAACGTTTTCCTGAAGATAAATATACAACGAAATCTGTTTATAGAGAGGTTGTGGAGAAAGGAAAAAAAAGTGGAAAACCGGAGGTTTTTTTGATAGAATCTCTCTTCAAAAAAGATGAAATTAAAATAAAAGACCCTTCCAATAAAAAATTTGTAGAACATCTAAAAGAAAATCCTAAAATCCATGAAGCTGATGTTGATGTTCTTGCATTAGCTTATGAATTAAAGGGCATCGCGCTGATGGATGATGAAGAAGCAAGAGGTATGGCAGAAATAGAGGGAATAGAGCATCATGGGACTATCTATCTGCTTTTGAGAATGAGGAAACTGAAATTGCTCACGAAAGAGGAGGCTGTCGCTGGTCTCAATGAGATGATACGTATGGGCTGGAGATGTTCCACGGAGCTATATGCACGGATATTGATGGAGATAAAGTGA